One Dictyoglomus turgidum DSM 6724 DNA window includes the following coding sequences:
- the pstS gene encoding phosphate ABC transporter substrate-binding protein PstS: protein MKKWFLILMILLISSGAFGQQVVINGAGATFPYPLYSRWFYEFEKETGIKINYQSVGSGAGIQQAKAGTVDFGASDAPLPGKEQEESKLVMIPTVAGSIAIVYNLPNVEKGLKLTRELIADIYLGKVKRWDDPKIKAFNKDINLPNIPIVVARRSDGSGTTAIFTNFLSAVSPEWKEKVGAGTSVNWPVGIGGKGNEGVAGIVKNTIGAIGYVEFAYAVQNNLNYAQIKNKYGTFVYPSIETVKYAASFFKLPEDFAVYIVDAPGKNSYPIAGYTFLLLKREYQDLEKAKAIIKFITWAYEKGDKYAEELLYVPLPDNVKKLALKKLELITYKGKKVVDLLK, encoded by the coding sequence ATGAAAAAATGGTTCTTAATCCTTATGATCCTTCTTATCTCATCGGGAGCCTTTGGACAACAGGTAGTCATTAATGGCGCTGGTGCTACTTTTCCATATCCTCTTTATTCTCGATGGTTTTACGAATTTGAAAAAGAGACAGGTATAAAGATAAATTATCAGTCGGTGGGTAGTGGGGCTGGAATTCAACAGGCAAAAGCTGGTACTGTGGATTTTGGAGCCAGTGATGCTCCTCTTCCTGGAAAAGAACAAGAGGAATCAAAACTTGTTATGATACCAACTGTAGCAGGGAGTATTGCCATTGTATATAATCTACCTAACGTGGAAAAGGGTTTAAAGTTAACAAGGGAGCTTATTGCAGATATATATCTTGGAAAAGTTAAAAGATGGGATGATCCAAAGATAAAGGCTTTTAACAAAGATATTAATCTTCCTAATATTCCTATAGTGGTGGCAAGAAGGTCCGATGGAAGTGGAACTACCGCTATTTTTACCAACTTTTTATCTGCAGTAAGCCCTGAATGGAAAGAAAAGGTAGGAGCTGGTACCTCGGTAAACTGGCCTGTAGGAATCGGGGGAAAGGGTAATGAAGGAGTTGCTGGAATAGTTAAGAATACTATTGGAGCCATAGGTTATGTAGAGTTTGCTTATGCTGTTCAAAACAATTTAAACTATGCTCAAATAAAGAATAAATATGGAACCTTTGTCTATCCATCCATAGAGACTGTTAAATATGCAGCATCTTTCTTTAAATTACCCGAAGATTTTGCAGTTTATATAGTGGATGCGCCAGGCAAGAATAGCTATCCTATAGCAGGATATACCTTTTTACTCCTTAAGAGAGAGTATCAAGATTTAGAAAAAGCAAAGGCAATTATAAAGTTTATCACATGGGCTTATGAGAAAGGTGATAAATATGCTGAGGAGCTCCTTTATGTTCCTCTTCCTGATAATGTGAAAAAATTGGCTCTAAAGAAGTTAGAGCTTATAACCTATAAAGGTAAAAAAGTGGTAGATCTTTTGAAATAG
- a CDS encoding SLC45 family MFS transporter — protein MNRGFNFFKIFLLGFGFLSISLLWSIYNTDIPIILQKTYKISSFAVGWVMNLDNILAIFLIPLIGVLSDRTLTKIGKRMPYIITSLPIGAILFSLIPWIPIFFGINTPSLILLVLIILLMNIAQAVGRGPVISLMPDLVAPEHRSPANGIINFMGGLGSLLAYFFVGRISVVNRPLGFAIAGIIQLISVLVIFLAIKETKDSIIMTKMEEETELSFKKLINIKDKNLIFLLLAIFFWFIGFNAVETFYSVYMALEKGIDPTLGESISKINLGILALTFMIFSIPSGFIAKKIGRKRTIMIGLLGMILAFIGLIIFESLFITRIIFILGGISWALININSLPMVLDLGNLKSQGTHTGFYYFSSQLASIVAPPFAGFLADLLKTRFVIFPLGGVFFTLSLLMLLQVQGGEPKKEEE, from the coding sequence ATGAATAGAGGCTTTAATTTTTTTAAAATCTTCTTATTAGGCTTTGGCTTTCTATCTATATCTCTCCTGTGGTCCATATATAATACCGATATTCCTATAATACTCCAAAAAACTTATAAAATATCAAGCTTTGCTGTAGGATGGGTAATGAATTTAGATAATATCCTTGCCATCTTTCTTATTCCCTTAATTGGTGTCCTTTCAGACCGTACCTTAACCAAAATAGGAAAAAGAATGCCCTATATTATAACTTCACTTCCTATAGGTGCCATTTTATTTTCTCTGATACCTTGGATTCCCATTTTCTTTGGCATAAATACCCCCTCTCTTATCCTTCTTGTTTTGATAATCCTTCTCATGAATATTGCCCAAGCAGTAGGAAGAGGACCTGTAATATCTCTTATGCCCGATCTTGTCGCTCCAGAACACCGATCTCCCGCTAATGGCATTATAAATTTCATGGGAGGATTGGGATCTCTTCTTGCCTATTTCTTTGTGGGAAGAATATCAGTAGTAAACAGACCCTTAGGATTTGCCATTGCAGGAATTATTCAATTAATTTCTGTGTTAGTAATATTTTTAGCTATAAAGGAAACTAAGGACTCTATTATAATGACAAAAATGGAAGAAGAAACTGAGCTTTCTTTTAAAAAACTTATAAATATTAAAGACAAGAACCTAATATTCTTGCTTCTTGCTATATTCTTTTGGTTTATAGGATTTAATGCAGTAGAGACCTTTTATTCTGTATACATGGCTTTAGAGAAGGGAATAGATCCTACCCTTGGAGAAAGTATTTCAAAAATTAATCTTGGAATTCTTGCTTTAACTTTCATGATCTTTTCTATTCCCTCAGGATTCATTGCTAAAAAAATAGGAAGAAAAAGAACCATAATGATAGGACTCTTAGGAATGATTCTTGCCTTTATAGGATTAATTATTTTTGAAAGTCTTTTCATCACAAGAATTATTTTTATATTAGGCGGAATTTCTTGGGCTTTAATCAATATTAATTCTCTTCCTATGGTGCTTGATCTTGGAAACCTTAAAAGTCAAGGAACCCATACAGGCTTCTATTACTTTTCCTCCCAGCTTGCCAGTATTGTAGCACCTCCTTTTGCTGGATTTCTTGCGGATTTATTAAAAACCCGTTTTGTAATATTTCCCTTAGGAGGAGTATTCTTTACTTTATCTCTTTTAATGCTTCTTCAGGTTCAAGGAGGAGAACCTAAAAAAGAGGAGGAATAA
- a CDS encoding glycerophosphodiester phosphodiesterase, producing MLILGHRGCAYFPENTLKSFEEALKTSDGIELDVQKTKDGVLTLSHDESLLRLTGIDKNIRESKFDEIKDIKIQGEKIAKLEEALALVKNMKKFVDIEVKNPEDFREVYEVVKKFDLKEYIISSFWHDGLYRLKKEDSKIKIAFLYVHQPTKSELENYLAKSDFLKPNFNYVHEIYEGYYHRLIPWTVNDVEKAKFFKSINVFAIISDFPDKIHEGIKEEKNMFFSNPYLSYFIQMIDRNSIKRDNKTFSFEAVNYIMPLHIEEINIEGGKIEVNKETPFSWNQGERIRFTITIEEEDPKIKIRVREIGEVIFSLKDIQKALV from the coding sequence ATGCTTATTCTTGGACATAGGGGATGTGCTTATTTCCCAGAAAACACCCTCAAAAGTTTTGAAGAAGCATTAAAAACTTCTGATGGAATTGAACTTGATGTCCAAAAAACAAAAGATGGCGTTTTAACATTATCCCACGATGAAAGCTTGTTAAGACTTACTGGCATAGACAAAAATATAAGAGAATCCAAATTTGATGAGATAAAGGATATAAAAATTCAAGGAGAAAAGATTGCTAAATTGGAGGAAGCTCTTGCCTTAGTAAAAAATATGAAAAAATTTGTGGACATAGAAGTAAAGAATCCAGAAGATTTTAGAGAAGTATATGAGGTAGTAAAAAAATTTGATCTAAAAGAATACATTATTTCATCCTTTTGGCATGATGGACTTTATCGTTTGAAAAAGGAGGATTCAAAGATAAAAATTGCTTTTCTTTACGTTCACCAGCCCACCAAATCGGAGCTTGAAAATTATTTAGCAAAATCTGATTTCTTAAAGCCAAATTTTAATTATGTCCATGAAATATATGAAGGATATTACCATCGCCTTATACCCTGGACTGTAAATGATGTGGAAAAAGCAAAGTTTTTCAAAAGTATAAATGTGTTTGCAATAATTTCTGACTTTCCTGATAAAATCCATGAAGGCATAAAGGAGGAGAAAAACATGTTCTTTTCAAATCCCTATTTATCTTATTTTATTCAAATGATAGACAGAAATTCTATAAAAAGAGACAATAAAACTTTCTCCTTTGAGGCTGTAAATTATATTATGCCCCTTCACATTGAAGAGATAAATATAGAAGGAGGAAAAATTGAGGTAAATAAAGAAACACCCTTTTCATGGAATCAGGGAGAAAGGATTAGATTTACCATAACCATAGAAGAAGAAGATCCTAAGATAAAAATAAGAGTAAGAGAAATTGGCGAAGTTATCTTCTCCTTGAAAGATATTCAAAAAGCCCTTGTTTAA
- the gndA gene encoding NADP-dependent phosphogluconate dehydrogenase, with translation MKNYIGLIGLAVMGQNLALNIARNGFSVSVYNRTPERTKEFIEKRVKEEKIDPYYDLKSFVESLEKPRKIILMVKAGQPVDEMIQELLPYLEPGDLIIDGGNSYFRDTSRRIRELKDKGILYLGMGVSGGEYGALHGPSLMPGGTKEAYKLVEEMLLKIAAKTEDGPCCTYVGDDSAGHFVKMVHNGIEYAIMELIAEIYDIMRKVLNMPSEEIGKVFESWNNGELNSFLMEISYKIMRVKDEETGKPLVELILDKAEQKGTGKWTAQTALDLGIPTPTLNMAVEARIISHFKDLRVELSKTLPVSKESISLNREEILKDLEKALLFGVFISFSQGLWLIDEASKVLNYNIDLSEVLRIWKGGCIIRAKILNFLREIIKENPQNANLLASEKTVNFLKDKIESVKKISDIGKRSGISLLCLNSALDYYFALATENLPANLIQAQRDFFGAHTYERIDKEGIFHTEWEKLE, from the coding sequence ATGAAAAATTATATAGGCTTAATAGGTTTGGCTGTGATGGGACAAAATTTAGCGTTAAATATTGCAAGGAATGGATTCTCAGTTTCAGTCTATAATAGAACTCCTGAAAGAACTAAAGAGTTTATAGAAAAAAGGGTAAAAGAAGAAAAAATTGATCCCTATTATGATTTAAAGTCCTTCGTAGAAAGCCTTGAAAAACCCAGAAAGATAATCCTCATGGTCAAGGCAGGACAGCCTGTAGATGAGATGATCCAAGAGCTTTTACCCTATTTAGAGCCTGGAGATTTAATTATTGATGGAGGTAATTCTTACTTTAGAGATACTTCAAGAAGAATCAGAGAATTGAAAGACAAGGGAATTCTTTATCTTGGAATGGGAGTTTCTGGAGGAGAATATGGAGCCCTTCATGGACCGTCTTTAATGCCTGGTGGTACAAAAGAGGCTTATAAACTTGTAGAAGAAATGCTTCTTAAGATTGCAGCCAAAACCGAAGATGGTCCCTGTTGTACTTATGTGGGAGATGATTCCGCAGGACATTTTGTAAAAATGGTGCATAACGGAATTGAGTATGCCATAATGGAGCTTATTGCAGAAATCTATGATATTATGAGGAAAGTACTAAATATGCCCTCAGAAGAAATAGGTAAAGTGTTCGAAAGCTGGAATAATGGAGAGCTTAATTCCTTTCTAATGGAAATATCCTATAAGATAATGAGGGTAAAAGATGAAGAAACAGGGAAACCCCTTGTAGAACTTATATTAGACAAGGCAGAGCAAAAAGGTACAGGAAAATGGACTGCTCAAACTGCCCTTGATCTTGGAATTCCAACCCCCACTTTAAATATGGCAGTAGAAGCAAGAATTATATCCCATTTCAAAGATTTAAGAGTAGAACTTTCTAAAACACTTCCAGTATCAAAAGAAAGTATATCCTTAAATCGAGAGGAAATCCTTAAAGATCTTGAAAAGGCATTACTTTTTGGTGTATTTATATCTTTCTCTCAAGGACTTTGGCTTATAGACGAAGCCTCAAAAGTCCTTAATTACAATATAGATCTTTCGGAAGTATTAAGAATCTGGAAAGGTGGATGCATTATAAGGGCTAAAATTCTAAACTTCTTAAGGGAAATTATAAAAGAAAATCCTCAGAATGCTAATCTTCTTGCCTCAGAAAAAACAGTAAATTTCCTAAAAGACAAAATAGAATCTGTAAAGAAAATTTCAGATATAGGCAAAAGATCCGGAATTTCTCTTCTCTGCTTAAATTCTGCCCTTGACTACTATTTTGCCCTTGCTACTGAAAATCTTCCCGCCAACCTAATTCAAGCTCAAAGAGATTTCTTTGGAGCCCATACTTATGAAAGGATAGATAAAGAAGGAATCTTTCATACTGAATGGGAAAAACTAGAATAG
- a CDS encoding N-glycosylase/DNA lyase, whose amino-acid sequence MSKYKSALEKIKSIEEIAYPVVEKRIREFEALGKYGDELDLFSELSFCVLTANWSAQGGIKAQNIIGKVNFAQLSLEKLVEKLKEVGHRYPITRAKFIVENRKLIGSLRNIWRKPSIEAREILIREAKGIGWKEASHFLRNTGKLDVAILDKHILRFLFNEGIINEIPKSWTWKKYENIEKEFTELSSLLGKTPGETDLYIWYLLKGKVEK is encoded by the coding sequence ATGTCCAAATATAAATCTGCTTTGGAGAAGATAAAAAGTATAGAGGAAATTGCTTATCCTGTTGTAGAGAAAAGAATAAGAGAGTTTGAGGCACTTGGAAAGTATGGGGACGAGTTGGATCTTTTCTCGGAGCTTTCTTTTTGTGTTCTTACAGCTAACTGGTCTGCTCAAGGAGGAATCAAGGCTCAAAATATTATAGGCAAGGTAAATTTTGCCCAATTATCCTTAGAAAAGTTAGTAGAAAAGTTAAAAGAAGTGGGGCATAGATATCCTATTACTAGGGCAAAATTTATTGTGGAAAATAGAAAGCTTATTGGTAGTTTAAGAAACATATGGAGAAAGCCAAGTATAGAGGCGAGAGAGATATTGATAAGAGAGGCAAAGGGTATAGGGTGGAAGGAGGCAAGCCATTTTTTAAGGAATACAGGGAAATTGGATGTAGCTATTCTGGATAAGCATATATTAAGATTTCTTTTTAACGAAGGAATAATTAATGAAATACCTAAGAGCTGGACCTGGAAAAAGTATGAAAATATCGAGAAAGAATTTACTGAGCTTTCTTCTCTTTTAGGAAAGACTCCTGGTGAGACCGATCTTTATATATGGTATTTATTAAAAGGTAAAGTTGAAAAATAG
- a CDS encoding CehA/McbA family metallohydrolase codes for MSGEFHYNIELYPEDSKKLLLLELEVPEGIKEIIIKATLEPEYLSHEESKRLIKEAIKTYISQGFDPLDIKQVPNDILEKIIRGFSPLKNVVNIRVLDAEGNFRGTGDQRFTKGIPIKIGVCDSTVGCVSGEIKAGIWKLILEIKQILKKCILNIVVYLHREEITKVKDIILSYNPVVREPYDKSGWVKGDVHLHSYHSDGELSIEELIKFSIKRGLDFIFLTDHNKISGFHTIEWEFYPIYGGIEFTTFWGHFLGLGIKEYIPWDLANPEVGIRKLSERVRSQGGVFCVAHPYTISAPVCPGCRCELYLDYNFVDAMEVWTGSFEMRRFEITEALKKWRELLKNGYRITALGGSDMHKIEDIKEDVPLVYAYVEDLSEESILKAIREGRVYITTGPQVEFYINGHSIGENVDFKEDLILKYSCEKESELKIIYNGDEYIKIPGTKKGAFHLKLKDPGYVYLEFWEGKKLIAFTNPIYLA; via the coding sequence ATGAGTGGGGAGTTTCATTATAACATAGAGTTATATCCTGAAGATTCCAAAAAGCTTCTTCTTTTGGAATTGGAGGTTCCCGAAGGAATTAAAGAAATAATTATTAAAGCTACTCTTGAACCTGAATACTTGTCCCATGAGGAATCTAAAAGATTGATTAAAGAAGCTATAAAAACTTATATTTCTCAAGGATTTGACCCTTTAGATATAAAACAGGTGCCTAATGATATCTTGGAGAAGATAATAAGAGGATTTTCTCCACTGAAAAATGTGGTGAATATAAGGGTATTGGATGCTGAAGGAAATTTTAGGGGAACAGGGGATCAAAGGTTTACCAAAGGGATTCCTATAAAGATTGGGGTTTGTGATAGTACTGTTGGTTGTGTATCAGGTGAGATAAAAGCTGGAATTTGGAAGCTGATTCTTGAAATAAAGCAAATTTTAAAAAAATGTATCTTGAACATAGTGGTTTATCTTCATCGGGAAGAGATCACTAAGGTGAAGGATATTATACTTTCCTATAATCCTGTTGTGAGAGAGCCTTATGATAAAAGTGGGTGGGTAAAGGGAGATGTTCATCTTCATTCCTATCATAGTGATGGAGAGCTCTCTATAGAAGAGCTTATAAAGTTTAGTATAAAAAGGGGACTTGATTTCATATTTCTTACTGATCATAATAAAATTTCAGGTTTTCATACTATTGAGTGGGAATTTTATCCTATTTATGGAGGTATTGAATTTACTACCTTTTGGGGGCATTTTCTGGGCTTAGGGATTAAGGAATATATTCCCTGGGATCTGGCAAATCCTGAGGTAGGAATAAGAAAGTTAAGTGAAAGGGTGCGATCTCAGGGAGGAGTTTTTTGTGTAGCCCATCCATATACTATCTCCGCCCCTGTATGTCCTGGATGTAGGTGTGAACTTTATCTTGATTATAATTTTGTAGATGCTATGGAGGTGTGGACAGGATCTTTTGAAATGAGAAGATTTGAGATTACCGAAGCTTTGAAAAAATGGAGAGAGCTTTTGAAAAATGGATACAGAATAACTGCTCTGGGAGGCTCTGATATGCATAAGATTGAGGATATAAAGGAGGATGTACCCCTAGTTTATGCGTATGTAGAAGATTTAAGTGAAGAAAGTATTTTAAAGGCTATCAGAGAAGGTAGGGTTTATATTACCACAGGTCCCCAAGTAGAGTTTTATATAAATGGCCATTCTATAGGAGAAAATGTAGATTTTAAAGAGGATTTAATTCTTAAATACTCTTGTGAGAAGGAAAGTGAACTTAAGATCATATACAATGGGGATGAGTACATAAAAATACCAGGCACTAAAAAAGGGGCTTTTCATCTAAAGCTTAAAGACCCTGGCTATGTTTATTTAGAGTTTTGGGAAGGAAAAAAACTCATTGCTTTTACTAATCCCATCTATTTAGCATAG
- a CDS encoding methyltransferase, with translation MPEFGTPYSVLGVGRKISKEELIRAIRLFVAAEYEAIQLYEEIAEATNDPLAKKVLYDIANEEKVHAGEFLTLLKELDKEEENFYKKGEKEVEEMKKEL, from the coding sequence ATGCCTGAATTTGGTACTCCTTATTCGGTTTTAGGTGTGGGAAGAAAGATTAGTAAAGAGGAATTAATAAGAGCTATAAGATTATTTGTTGCTGCAGAATATGAAGCTATCCAATTATATGAAGAGATAGCGGAAGCCACTAACGATCCCCTTGCCAAGAAAGTGCTCTATGATATTGCTAATGAAGAAAAAGTACACGCCGGAGAATTCTTAACTTTATTAAAAGAGCTTGATAAGGAAGAGGAAAACTTCTATAAAAAGGGCGAAAAAGAAGTAGAGGAGATGAAAAAAGAACTTTAA
- a CDS encoding MFS transporter, which yields MIGNSESKREIVISVLIASFLTSFIGSAINIAIPVMGKEFKLNNVALTWLNTSFQLSAATFLLTFGKLADIKGRRELYYLGIFIFAFGVFLSIFSMSYSFLLLSRIIQGIGSSIIFATSSAILTSLYPQRRGYILGIYTTLVYLGLSFGPILGGFLTQYVGWKGIFVFTLILSILSMILGLFYRERESKREEKLDIWGTILFSSFVFLFLFGTAQILKPMGIISTIAGIIILLLFYFLERKVKDPLIDVELLINNKNFTFANITALINYASTFGVSFLLSLYLQNIKGISPRDAGLFLIFQPLTQALFSSWAGRLSDKKRPEILASTGMFIIGIFLFLLSKLSPRSPIFLIPIYGTFLGFGFALFSSPNTNIVMGSVDKKDYGFASSFLATMRVIGQSLSMVMVSLIFSLNNDLMNSYGTLMIIYGILCFVGVFLSIKRHEVRKTF from the coding sequence ATGATTGGGAATTCAGAAAGCAAAAGAGAAATTGTCATATCTGTATTAATAGCATCTTTTTTGACAAGTTTTATAGGCTCTGCTATAAACATAGCCATCCCTGTGATGGGAAAGGAATTTAAGCTTAACAATGTGGCTCTTACCTGGTTAAACACTTCTTTTCAACTTTCTGCTGCAACTTTTCTTCTTACTTTTGGGAAACTTGCTGATATAAAAGGTAGAAGAGAATTATATTATTTAGGAATTTTCATCTTTGCTTTTGGGGTTTTTCTCTCTATTTTTTCTATGAGTTACTCCTTTTTACTTTTGTCCAGGATTATTCAAGGTATAGGCAGTTCTATTATATTTGCCACATCTTCAGCTATATTAACTTCTCTTTATCCTCAAAGAAGGGGCTATATCCTTGGGATATATACCACATTAGTTTACTTAGGATTATCCTTTGGACCTATTTTAGGAGGTTTTCTAACCCAGTACGTAGGTTGGAAAGGTATTTTTGTTTTTACTTTGATATTAAGTATACTTAGTATGATTTTAGGATTGTTTTATAGGGAAAGGGAGTCAAAAAGGGAAGAAAAGTTAGATATATGGGGGACAATCCTCTTTTCCTCTTTTGTTTTTTTATTTCTTTTTGGAACAGCGCAAATTTTAAAACCTATGGGGATCATTAGTACTATAGCTGGAATTATTATTCTCCTTTTGTTTTATTTTTTAGAAAGAAAAGTCAAAGATCCTTTAATTGATGTAGAGCTTCTTATAAATAATAAAAATTTTACTTTTGCCAATATTACTGCTCTTATAAATTATGCCTCTACTTTCGGGGTTTCTTTTCTTTTGAGTCTTTATCTTCAGAATATAAAGGGGATTTCTCCAAGGGATGCAGGATTGTTTCTTATATTTCAACCTTTGACTCAAGCCTTATTTTCTTCCTGGGCTGGAAGACTTTCTGATAAGAAGAGACCAGAGATTTTAGCTTCTACAGGAATGTTTATTATTGGTATTTTTCTTTTTCTTCTTTCAAAACTTAGTCCTCGGAGTCCTATTTTCTTAATACCTATTTATGGTACATTTTTAGGCTTTGGTTTTGCTTTATTTTCATCTCCTAATACTAATATCGTTATGGGGTCTGTAGATAAGAAAGATTATGGTTTTGCTTCTTCTTTTCTTGCCACTATGAGGGTTATAGGACAAAGTTTAAGTATGGTTATGGTGAGTTTAATTTTTTCTTTAAATAATGACTTGATGAATTCTTATGGGACTCTTATGATAATATATGGAATTTTGTGTTTTGTAGGGGTTTTTCTATCTATAAAGAGACATGAGGTTCGTAAAACTTTTTAG
- the sfsA gene encoding DNA/RNA nuclease SfsA, whose product MIFERLEKAKVIKREKRFRLYVDYQGKELLTYLPNSGRLQDIVYPSATVYVKRREDKKRKTLYEAVLGVQNGVLVSLNASLANKIFEENLFRFPVKVKELKREFNYHGKRYDFLINSKILVEVKSVTLVKNGVGMFPDAPTKRGSEHLEFMKDWIFEKWVIFVIQREDVRLFKPNKDLDERFYQATQVLKRSGGVFFAFTCYVSEFGIDFKEFVDVQI is encoded by the coding sequence ATGATTTTTGAGAGGTTAGAAAAAGCGAAGGTTATAAAAAGGGAGAAAAGATTTAGATTATATGTAGATTATCAGGGAAAAGAATTACTCACATATCTTCCCAATTCAGGAAGGCTTCAGGATATCGTATATCCTTCTGCTACAGTGTATGTAAAGAGGAGAGAGGATAAGAAAAGAAAAACCCTTTATGAAGCAGTATTAGGAGTCCAAAATGGAGTACTGGTTTCTTTGAATGCAAGTCTTGCTAATAAAATTTTTGAAGAGAATCTTTTTCGTTTTCCTGTAAAAGTAAAAGAGTTGAAAAGAGAATTTAATTATCATGGGAAAAGATATGATTTTTTAATAAATAGTAAAATCCTTGTGGAAGTAAAATCAGTTACCTTAGTCAAGAATGGAGTAGGAATGTTTCCTGATGCTCCCACAAAAAGAGGCTCAGAACATTTAGAATTTATGAAAGATTGGATCTTTGAGAAATGGGTGATATTTGTGATCCAAAGAGAGGATGTAAGATTGTTTAAGCCTAATAAAGATCTTGATGAGAGGTTTTATCAGGCCACTCAGGTTCTTAAGAGAAGTGGTGGAGTGTTTTTTGCCTTTACCTGTTATGTGAGTGAATTTGGTATAGATTTTAAGGAGTTTGTAGATGTCCAAATATAA
- a CDS encoding SDR family oxidoreductase: MSYIEELFSVKDKVAFFTGGGGILASAISEGLGKAGAKIVLTDINEKALMAQVEKLKSMGITAEGFVMNALEKENVKEVAEKVKNMFGKIDILLNAAGGNIPEAVTSDKVTFWDLPVESIQKVVNINLFAGAIIPSQIIGKMMVENPDGGVIINFASMSSFRPLTRVVGYSAAKAAVANFTQWLAVYVAKEFSPKVRVNAIAPGFLITNQNRYLLLNEDGSLTPRGKAVIEHTPMGRFGEPEELIGTIIWLASPASSFVTGAVIPIDGGFNAFSGV, translated from the coding sequence ATGAGTTATATTGAGGAACTTTTTTCAGTAAAAGACAAAGTAGCCTTTTTTACTGGCGGAGGAGGAATATTAGCTTCTGCCATATCAGAGGGATTGGGAAAGGCAGGAGCAAAAATAGTTCTAACAGATATAAATGAAAAGGCTTTAATGGCTCAAGTAGAGAAATTAAAGAGTATGGGAATAACTGCAGAAGGTTTTGTAATGAATGCCTTAGAAAAGGAAAACGTAAAAGAAGTAGCAGAAAAAGTTAAGAATATGTTTGGAAAGATTGATATCCTCCTCAATGCAGCAGGAGGAAATATCCCTGAAGCAGTGACATCAGATAAAGTAACTTTCTGGGATCTTCCTGTAGAATCTATTCAAAAAGTAGTAAACATAAATCTTTTTGCGGGAGCCATTATTCCAAGCCAGATAATCGGAAAGATGATGGTGGAAAATCCCGATGGAGGAGTAATTATAAACTTTGCTTCTATGTCCTCCTTTAGACCTTTAACAAGAGTAGTAGGATATTCCGCAGCAAAGGCTGCGGTAGCTAACTTTACTCAATGGCTTGCAGTATACGTAGCAAAAGAGTTCTCCCCTAAGGTAAGGGTAAATGCCATTGCCCCTGGATTCCTTATAACTAACCAAAACAGGTATCTCCTTTTAAATGAAGACGGATCTCTCACACCAAGGGGTAAAGCGGTAATCGAACATACCCCCATGGGAAGATTTGGAGAGCCAGAAGAGCTTATAGGAACTATCATATGGCTTGCATCTCCAGCAAGCTCCTTTGTGACTGGAGCGGTAATACCTATTGATGGTGGATTTAACGCCTTTTCAGGAGTATAA